One window of the Pedobacter ginsengisoli genome contains the following:
- a CDS encoding alpha-L-rhamnosidase: MRYLYSFLLVLFTFSTIEKANANEVKPSGLQCEHLINPIGVDLLNPRLSWMMADNRQGAKQTAYRIIVGKDSSEVARKKGLSWESGKITSSANLINYKGKTLEPFTKYYWSVELWDKDGKPVSSGPVVSFETGMMKIDNWKGTWISDGNDIDKREAPYFRKVFEPSKKIKSARAYIAAAGLYELYLNGKKVGNHRLDPMYTRFDRRNLYVSYDVTSQLQNGKNAVGVLLGNGWYNHQSIGVWNFDKAPWRARPAFCLDLRITYNDGSVDVITSGGDWKTSSSPIVLNNIYTAEHYDARKEQPGWNTADFDDKKWNGISLRAAPSNNVVSQVMQPIRNVEEIPSKTMQKINDTAYVFDLGRNISGVTKIKVSGEEGTVIRIKHGERLYPNGRVDLSNIDVYYRPKDNTDPFQTDIVTLSGKGELEFMPKFNYKGFQYVEVTSSKPIQLTKESITGYFMHSDVTPTGKISSSNKLIDRLWWATNNSYLSNLMGYPTDCPQREKNGWTGDGHFAVETGLFNFDGITVYEKWLADHRDEQQPNGVLPDIIPTGGWGYGSANGTDWTSTIAIIPWNIYMFYGDSKLLSDSYNSIKRYVNYIEQISPTGLTTFGRGDWVPVKSQSSLEYTSSTYYYVDAVILAKAAKMFGKQADYSYYSNLAEKIKKAINDKYLNRATGIYASGVQTELSVALQWGLVPNELVAKVAENLAKRVAADGMHLDVGVLGAKAILNALSDNGQAETAYKLAAQDTYPSWGWWIVNGATTLYENWDIKAERDISLNHMMFGEIGGWFFKGLGGIHPDEQQPGFKNVQLRPNFVSGLEHFEAEHDGPYGKIVSSWKRAGNSVIYSVTIPANSSATITFPLTGNKKAYRDGKAVLAKLNIGAGKYQFEIK, encoded by the coding sequence ATGAGATACCTTTATTCTTTCCTGCTGGTGCTATTTACTTTTTCTACCATCGAAAAAGCAAATGCCAATGAAGTTAAACCTTCTGGTTTGCAATGTGAGCATCTGATAAACCCAATTGGGGTAGACCTGTTAAACCCTCGCTTGTCATGGATGATGGCCGATAATCGTCAGGGTGCAAAACAAACGGCCTATAGAATTATTGTGGGCAAAGACTCATCAGAAGTAGCAAGAAAAAAAGGACTTTCATGGGAGTCTGGCAAAATAACATCGTCTGCCAACCTTATTAATTATAAAGGCAAAACATTAGAGCCTTTTACTAAGTATTATTGGTCTGTTGAGCTTTGGGATAAAGATGGTAAACCAGTTTCGTCAGGTCCGGTAGTGAGCTTTGAAACAGGAATGATGAAGATTGACAACTGGAAAGGTACTTGGATTAGTGATGGAAACGATATCGATAAAAGGGAAGCACCATATTTCAGAAAAGTATTTGAACCTTCTAAAAAGATAAAATCTGCGAGGGCCTATATTGCCGCTGCAGGTTTGTACGAGTTATACCTGAATGGGAAGAAAGTAGGAAACCACAGATTAGATCCTATGTATACCCGTTTTGACAGACGTAACTTATATGTTTCGTATGATGTTACTTCTCAGCTTCAAAATGGTAAAAATGCGGTTGGCGTTTTACTTGGCAATGGATGGTATAATCATCAGTCTATAGGTGTTTGGAATTTTGATAAAGCCCCATGGAGAGCAAGGCCGGCTTTTTGTCTGGATTTAAGGATTACTTACAATGATGGATCTGTTGATGTAATTACCTCTGGAGGTGACTGGAAAACAAGTTCAAGCCCGATAGTACTTAACAACATTTATACTGCTGAGCATTATGATGCGCGTAAAGAACAACCAGGTTGGAATACTGCCGATTTTGATGACAAAAAGTGGAATGGCATTTCGTTAAGAGCTGCACCATCAAACAATGTAGTAAGTCAGGTAATGCAGCCAATTCGAAATGTTGAAGAAATTCCTTCTAAAACTATGCAGAAGATTAATGACACTGCATATGTTTTTGATCTGGGACGTAATATTTCGGGGGTAACAAAAATTAAGGTAAGCGGAGAGGAAGGAACTGTTATCCGCATTAAGCATGGCGAACGTTTGTATCCAAACGGTAGGGTAGACTTATCAAATATTGATGTTTACTATCGTCCAAAAGACAATACAGATCCTTTTCAAACAGATATTGTTACCTTATCCGGTAAAGGGGAGCTTGAATTTATGCCTAAGTTTAACTACAAGGGATTTCAGTACGTTGAAGTAACCAGCAGCAAGCCAATTCAGTTAACAAAAGAAAGTATCACTGGTTATTTTATGCATAGTGATGTTACCCCTACGGGTAAAATAAGTTCATCAAACAAACTGATTGACAGGTTATGGTGGGCTACTAATAATTCTTACTTATCTAACCTGATGGGATATCCTACAGATTGCCCGCAGAGAGAAAAGAATGGATGGACGGGTGATGGGCATTTTGCTGTTGAGACTGGCCTGTTTAATTTTGATGGCATTACAGTTTATGAAAAATGGCTGGCAGACCACAGAGATGAGCAACAACCAAATGGGGTACTCCCTGATATTATCCCTACTGGTGGCTGGGGCTATGGATCGGCAAATGGAACCGACTGGACAAGTACAATTGCTATTATTCCATGGAACATATACATGTTTTATGGAGATAGTAAGTTGCTGTCAGATTCTTATAACAGCATTAAAAGATATGTGAATTATATAGAGCAAATCAGTCCTACGGGCTTAACAACATTTGGTAGAGGCGATTGGGTACCTGTTAAATCGCAATCTTCATTAGAATATACTTCTTCTACTTATTACTACGTAGATGCAGTTATCCTGGCAAAAGCAGCAAAAATGTTTGGTAAGCAGGCCGACTATAGTTATTACAGCAACCTTGCCGAGAAAATAAAAAAAGCGATAAACGATAAGTATTTAAACCGTGCAACAGGTATTTATGCATCAGGTGTACAAACTGAGTTAAGTGTTGCTTTGCAATGGGGTTTGGTACCAAATGAACTTGTAGCAAAAGTTGCAGAGAACCTTGCTAAAAGAGTTGCGGCCGATGGGATGCACCTTGATGTGGGTGTATTAGGTGCAAAAGCAATCTTAAATGCTTTGAGCGATAATGGACAGGCAGAAACTGCATACAAACTTGCTGCCCAGGATACTTACCCATCATGGGGATGGTGGATTGTGAACGGAGCAACTACCTTATATGAAAACTGGGATATTAAAGCCGAAAGAGATATTTCTTTAAACCATATGATGTTTGGCGAAATTGGAGGCTGGTTCTTTAAAGGTCTGGGCGGAATTCATCCTGATGAACAGCAACCTGGATTTAAGAATGTGCAGCTTCGTCCTAATTTTGTTTCCGGATTAGAACATTTCGAGGCTGAGCACGACGGGCCTTATGGCAAAATTGTGTCTTCATGGAAAAGGGCTGGTAATTCGGTAATCTATTCTGTAACTATTCCGGCAAATTCAAGCGCTACCATAACTTTCCCATTAACGGGTAATAAAAAAGCCTACAGAGATGGCAAAGCAGTTTTGGCTAAATTAAACATTGGAGCAGGTAAATATCAGTTTGAAATTAAATAG
- a CDS encoding GntR family transcriptional regulator, whose protein sequence is MKTKFFDFIHIDEYSATPKYLQLSSAIIKSVEQGKLKKDNLLPSINELSYKLEISRDTAEKGYKYLKNIGVINSVPGKGYYIANIDFKQKLKVFLLFNKLSAHKKIVYDAFIAALGDDVSVDFYIYNNDFRLFKRFLNDKKEEYSHYVIIPHFIEGEEYARDIINTIPKEKLILLDKKIKGVDGDYGAAYENFEKNIYDALEQARNELSKYHTLKIIFPKRSYFPKEILDGFHRFCQQYAFSHHVVSDISVEPISEGEAFINLMEADLVILLERLINMKYKIGKHVGVISYNETPLKKILLNGITTISTDFKFMGTVAANLILDNSRRHIEVPFYYTRRASI, encoded by the coding sequence ATGAAGACTAAGTTTTTTGATTTTATTCATATTGATGAGTATTCTGCAACACCAAAGTATCTGCAACTATCCAGTGCGATTATAAAGTCCGTTGAGCAGGGAAAGTTAAAAAAGGACAATTTATTGCCTTCAATTAATGAGCTGAGCTATAAACTGGAAATTTCGCGCGATACTGCCGAAAAGGGTTACAAGTACCTTAAAAACATAGGGGTAATTAACTCGGTTCCCGGTAAAGGCTATTATATTGCCAATATAGATTTTAAGCAAAAACTAAAAGTATTCCTGCTTTTTAATAAACTTAGCGCACACAAAAAGATTGTTTACGATGCGTTTATTGCAGCATTAGGTGATGATGTATCTGTCGATTTCTATATTTATAACAATGATTTCAGACTTTTTAAAAGATTCCTGAACGACAAAAAAGAAGAGTACTCTCACTATGTGATTATCCCTCATTTTATTGAAGGCGAAGAGTATGCCAGAGACATTATCAATACCATTCCAAAAGAAAAATTGATTTTACTGGATAAAAAGATCAAGGGAGTTGATGGTGATTATGGCGCCGCCTATGAGAATTTTGAAAAAAACATTTACGATGCACTAGAACAGGCTCGTAATGAATTAAGTAAATACCATACTTTAAAAATCATTTTCCCTAAAAGAAGCTATTTCCCAAAAGAAATATTGGATGGATTCCATCGCTTTTGTCAGCAGTATGCTTTTTCTCATCATGTAGTAAGTGATATATCTGTTGAGCCAATAAGCGAGGGTGAAGCTTTTATTAACCTAATGGAAGCCGACCTTGTAATTTTACTGGAAAGGCTTATAAATATGAAGTATAAAATAGGAAAGCATGTTGGTGTAATATCATACAATGAAACCCCATTAAAGAAAATATTGCTGAACGGCATTACCACTATTTCTACTGATTTTAAATTTATGGGTACGGTGGCAGCAAATCTTATCCTCGATAACTCAAGGCGTCATATCGAAGTGCCTTTTTACTATACCCGCAGAGCATCAATTTAA
- the rhaT gene encoding L-rhamnose/proton symporter RhaT, whose amino-acid sequence MQVIFGVIFHFIGGFASGSFYIPYKKVKGWAWESYWIVGGIFSWLLVPPLAAWLTIPGFADIIATTNGKILLLTYFFGALWGIGGLTYGLGVRYLGVSLGSSIILGLCSVFGALIPSVYYNFNPKAGKDSLTDMLNSHWGQMVLLGLAICVVGIIVCGKAGGMKEKDLIAAGKADPSNNEYKIGLGLIVSIISGILSACFAFGIDAGKEMANTANEIWKSTHPGQGEFLFQNNVTYILILWGGLTTNLIWCMILNFRNKTFGDYTNKKTPLLKNYIFSALAGTTWFLQFFFYGMGESKLGNGASSWILHMAFIILIANAWGLVLKEWSGVKKRTFGTVIAGIAIIIISVLVVGYGNSIR is encoded by the coding sequence ATGCAAGTAATTTTCGGGGTCATTTTCCACTTTATAGGAGGCTTTGCCTCTGGTAGTTTTTATATTCCTTACAAGAAAGTTAAAGGATGGGCCTGGGAGAGTTATTGGATTGTAGGCGGTATATTTTCATGGTTGCTTGTACCGCCTTTGGCAGCATGGCTTACTATACCTGGGTTTGCAGATATCATTGCTACAACAAATGGCAAAATCTTATTGCTTACTTATTTTTTTGGGGCATTATGGGGCATAGGCGGTTTAACTTATGGTTTAGGTGTAAGGTACCTTGGGGTATCATTAGGAAGCTCCATTATCCTTGGATTGTGCTCTGTTTTCGGAGCCCTGATTCCATCCGTATATTATAATTTTAATCCAAAGGCCGGAAAGGACAGTTTAACTGATATGCTGAACAGCCATTGGGGGCAAATGGTTTTACTTGGTTTGGCAATCTGTGTTGTAGGTATTATAGTATGTGGTAAGGCCGGCGGAATGAAAGAAAAAGACCTGATAGCTGCAGGTAAGGCAGATCCATCTAATAATGAATATAAAATTGGTCTGGGACTTATTGTATCTATCATTTCGGGTATCCTGAGTGCCTGTTTTGCTTTTGGTATTGATGCCGGAAAAGAAATGGCCAATACAGCAAATGAAATCTGGAAAAGTACACATCCTGGGCAAGGGGAGTTCCTTTTTCAGAACAATGTAACCTATATCCTTATATTATGGGGAGGGTTAACTACCAATCTGATCTGGTGTATGATCTTGAATTTCCGCAATAAAACATTTGGTGATTATACAAATAAAAAGACACCTCTTTTAAAGAACTACATATTTTCTGCATTGGCAGGAACCACATGGTTTTTACAGTTCTTTTTCTATGGTATGGGCGAAAGTAAATTGGGTAATGGGGCTAGCTCCTGGATATTGCACATGGCGTTTATCATTTTAATTGCCAACGCATGGGGGCTTGTATTAAAAGAGTGGTCGGGAGTAAAGAAAAGAACTTTCGGTACCGTTATAGCCGGTATAGCTATTATTATTATTTCTGTGCTAGTTGTTGGCTACGGAAACTCAATCAGGTAA
- a CDS encoding bifunctional aldolase/short-chain dehydrogenase, whose amino-acid sequence MTVRTTDFKHVSYLWDDAKAAELAGDEVALLIYRSNLLGADLRLTNYGGGNTSCKAIAKHPLTGQETEIMWVKGSGGDLGTLKQSGLAALYVDSLRNLKNIYRGLAYEDEMVELFNHCIYDLKSKAPSIDTPLHGFLPFKHIDHLHPDAAIAIAAAKDGERITKELFNGTIGWVPWQKPGFELGLQLRKCLDDNPGIRGIMLGSHGLFTWGDTAFESYINTLEVIEKCAEYLEANYGKKKPVFGGQKIESAGQNQRRKQAAAIAPVLRGFCSSEKHMAGHFTDDARVLEFINSNDLDRLAPLGTSCPDHFLRTKISPLVLKLKPNEEISDLKALKERLAPEFEAYRNMYAEYYNSCKHDNSPAIRDANPVIILYPGIGMFSFSKDKQTARVAAEFYTNAINVMKGAEAISEYTSLPRQEAFNIEYWLLEEAKLQRMPKPKPLSGKVALITGSAGGIGKAIARKFIEEGACAVINDNDAGRLQKANDSFNSEFGKDAYTAVVLDVTDATSIKNAFEEASLEFGGVDIVVNCAGISISKPIEEHTEKDWDLLYDILVKGQFLVTQEGVKIMRKQAIGGDVLNIVSKNALVSGPNNAGYGSAKAAQLHLSRLNAAELGTDHIRVNTVNPDAVISDSKIWEGEWAAGRAKAYGITIEELPAFYAKRTLLNEVILPEDISNACFAFVGGLMNKSTGNVLNVDGGVANAFVR is encoded by the coding sequence ATGACTGTTAGAACAACTGATTTTAAACATGTAAGTTATTTGTGGGATGATGCAAAGGCTGCTGAATTGGCCGGTGATGAGGTTGCATTGTTAATCTACCGTTCAAATTTACTGGGTGCCGATTTGAGGCTTACAAATTATGGAGGTGGAAATACCTCTTGTAAGGCAATTGCAAAGCACCCTTTAACCGGGCAGGAGACCGAGATAATGTGGGTTAAAGGATCTGGAGGTGATTTAGGTACATTAAAACAAAGCGGGTTAGCCGCATTGTATGTAGATAGCCTGCGAAATCTTAAAAATATTTACAGAGGACTTGCCTATGAAGATGAAATGGTTGAATTGTTTAATCATTGTATATATGATCTGAAATCTAAAGCTCCATCTATTGATACTCCGTTGCATGGCTTTTTACCCTTTAAGCATATTGATCACCTGCATCCTGATGCTGCAATTGCGATAGCTGCAGCTAAAGATGGTGAACGCATTACCAAAGAATTATTTAACGGAACAATTGGCTGGGTGCCATGGCAAAAACCAGGCTTTGAGCTTGGATTGCAGTTGCGTAAATGTTTAGATGATAATCCTGGAATCAGGGGTATAATGTTAGGCTCACATGGTTTGTTTACCTGGGGAGATACCGCTTTCGAAAGTTATATCAATACACTTGAAGTAATAGAAAAATGTGCTGAATATCTGGAAGCCAACTATGGTAAAAAGAAGCCTGTATTTGGAGGCCAGAAAATTGAAAGTGCCGGACAAAACCAGCGTCGCAAACAAGCAGCTGCCATTGCTCCTGTATTAAGAGGTTTCTGCTCAAGTGAAAAACATATGGCAGGCCATTTTACTGACGATGCAAGAGTGCTGGAGTTTATTAACTCTAATGATCTGGATCGTTTGGCTCCATTGGGAACAAGTTGTCCTGATCATTTTCTGCGCACCAAGATAAGTCCGCTTGTTCTTAAACTTAAGCCCAATGAAGAGATCAGCGATCTGAAAGCATTGAAAGAAAGATTAGCGCCTGAATTTGAAGCATACCGTAACATGTATGCCGAATATTATAATTCTTGTAAACACGATAATAGCCCAGCCATACGTGATGCTAACCCGGTAATTATATTATATCCCGGAATAGGAATGTTCTCTTTCTCAAAGGATAAACAAACTGCCAGAGTTGCTGCCGAGTTTTATACTAATGCCATTAATGTAATGAAAGGCGCTGAAGCCATATCTGAATACACTTCTTTACCGAGACAGGAAGCATTCAATATAGAATATTGGCTTTTGGAAGAGGCAAAACTACAAAGAATGCCTAAGCCGAAACCACTTTCAGGTAAAGTAGCCCTCATTACTGGCAGCGCCGGTGGAATTGGTAAGGCCATTGCCCGTAAATTTATTGAAGAAGGTGCGTGTGCCGTAATTAATGACAATGATGCAGGCAGATTACAAAAAGCTAACGACAGCTTCAACAGTGAGTTTGGAAAGGATGCTTATACTGCTGTGGTATTAGATGTAACTGATGCAACAAGTATAAAAAATGCCTTTGAAGAGGCTAGTTTGGAATTTGGAGGGGTAGATATAGTAGTAAATTGTGCGGGTATCTCAATCTCAAAACCTATTGAAGAGCATACTGAGAAAGATTGGGATCTGTTATATGATATCCTGGTAAAGGGTCAGTTTCTTGTTACTCAGGAAGGGGTAAAAATAATGCGCAAACAAGCCATTGGTGGCGATGTATTAAATATAGTTAGTAAAAATGCATTGGTATCAGGACCAAACAACGCAGGTTATGGTTCTGCGAAAGCTGCTCAGCTACATTTAAGCAGGTTAAATGCTGCAGAACTGGGTACTGATCATATCCGCGTAAATACAGTTAACCCCGATGCTGTAATATCTGACAGCAAAATTTGGGAAGGCGAGTGGGCTGCTGGTCGTGCAAAAGCTTATGGAATTACTATCGAGGAGTTGCCAGCGTTCTATGCAAAGCGTACCTTGCTTAATGAAGTGATATTGCCAGAGGATATATCAAATGCATGTTTTGCTTTTGTTGGCGGACTAATGAATAAATCGACCGGTAATGTACTTAATGTGGATGGGGGCGTTGCAAATGCCTTTGTTCGTTAA
- a CDS encoding TIM barrel protein, which translates to MKLENYQLESYNSEHLAKHQRQLDFITSEISDAQGIIQKLVDFQIAIPSWALGTGGTRFGRFSSGGEPRNLEEKIEDIGLLHKLNGSSGAISLHIPWDTADNTNAIKALAAQYGLRFDAMNSNTFQDQPGQAQSYKFGSLQHVDKAVRKHAIEHNIEVIRQGVELGSKALTVWLADGSCFPGQLNFRKAFQNTLESLREIYAALPNDWKIFVEYKAFEPNFYSTTVGDWGQSLLYASKLGPKAYTLVDLGHHLPNANIEQIVSLLLMEEKLGGFHFNDSKYGDDDLTAGSIKPYQLFLIFNELVEGMDARGMDHREDLGWMIDASHNVKDPLEDLLQSVEAIMIAYAQALSVDRVALQEAQAINDVVRSQEILQQAFRTDVRPLVAEARLRSGAALSPLQVFRKLNVRQELIKNRGSKTVATGL; encoded by the coding sequence ATGAAACTAGAAAATTATCAATTAGAATCATATAACAGTGAACACCTGGCAAAGCATCAGCGCCAGCTGGATTTCATTACTTCTGAAATTTCTGATGCTCAAGGCATTATTCAGAAACTGGTAGATTTCCAGATCGCTATACCAAGCTGGGCTTTGGGTACCGGGGGAACACGTTTCGGGCGATTCTCATCGGGAGGTGAGCCTAGAAATCTGGAAGAGAAAATTGAAGATATAGGTTTACTCCATAAGCTTAATGGCTCAAGCGGTGCAATTTCTTTACATATTCCGTGGGATACTGCAGATAATACAAATGCAATTAAAGCTTTGGCTGCACAATATGGTTTACGTTTTGATGCTATGAACTCAAATACGTTTCAGGATCAGCCAGGTCAGGCGCAGAGTTATAAATTCGGATCGTTACAGCATGTAGATAAAGCAGTGAGAAAACACGCTATAGAGCATAATATCGAAGTTATCCGCCAGGGTGTTGAATTGGGTTCAAAGGCGCTTACCGTATGGCTGGCAGATGGATCTTGTTTCCCTGGGCAGCTAAATTTTAGAAAAGCATTTCAAAATACCTTGGAAAGCTTGCGCGAAATCTATGCAGCTTTGCCTAACGACTGGAAGATTTTTGTTGAGTATAAAGCGTTTGAACCTAATTTTTATTCAACAACTGTTGGAGATTGGGGGCAATCTTTATTGTACGCAAGTAAATTAGGCCCTAAGGCATATACACTGGTAGATCTGGGTCACCACTTACCAAATGCAAATATTGAACAAATTGTTTCTCTTTTGCTAATGGAAGAAAAACTTGGTGGTTTCCATTTTAATGATTCAAAATATGGCGATGACGACCTAACGGCCGGCAGTATTAAACCTTACCAATTGTTCCTTATATTTAATGAACTTGTTGAAGGTATGGATGCAAGAGGAATGGATCATAGAGAAGACTTGGGTTGGATGATTGATGCATCGCATAATGTAAAAGATCCGCTTGAAGATCTTTTACAATCTGTAGAAGCCATCATGATTGCTTATGCTCAGGCATTATCTGTTGATCGTGTTGCATTACAGGAAGCACAGGCCATTAATGATGTAGTACGTAGCCAGGAAATTTTGCAGCAGGCTTTCAGAACAGATGTACGCCCATTGGTAGCCGAAGCACGTTTGCGTTCAGGAGCGGCGTTATCACCTCTTCAAGTTTTCAGGAAGCTCAATGTAAGGCAAGAGTTAATTAAAAACCGTGGCTCAAAAACCGTAGCAACCGGATTGTAA